One genomic region from Phragmites australis chromosome 1, lpPhrAust1.1, whole genome shotgun sequence encodes:
- the LOC133899338 gene encoding MAR-binding filament-like protein 1 isoform X2 translates to MGYLLLLSPSPSPPLAFRSPSSGGGGGIASRHRMRRGEAVVVASSVSPDGGPSPSAPAEAYVLARRAVLLGALAIPLVRLRDAAAAPSPGELLTETTDISKPDGPQSEGTKGGAKPDNPQPEETAETTTPEARRPESSLQSVQEQPPGNPVFGLLNTIAVAASGVLAGLYGTSRQENMTLQSIISSMESKLAENEAALSLMRDNYEKRLLERQAAQKKQSMNFQEQEASLSDQLASTKKTLTSLSEEFRREKRLAEELRDEIQRLETIITQDGDDKDVLETKLQEKLGEINVLQEKISLLSQEIDGKEKHIRELGASLSLKEVDYQKLCSFTNQTKRSIELANSKIQQLEEELQRTKNALTSKVSSIDSLNVKLQTLSSAKEEGDKKINELRQEYTNLKAASETRASHDSKLLSERDDQIKQLEEKLSVALTDSIKDCETIAEVNKELDATKAMLENELVAMENLKDSIQSSEETLMDSRGEVSKLSRELEEANKSNQDLISQISKLQDEFNEVQEGLTNKLGEAESTSKALSDELVSVKEMLQKGQEELDATSNELVSVVDARDNLKKELLDLYKNLEATTHELVDERKIVSTLNRELEALAKQLQVDSEARRALEADLYEATKSLDEMNSSALSLSKELESTHSRNDTLEAEKEMLSKALVEQMKITTEAQENTEDAQNLITRLQTEKDGFELRSRHLEEELAVAKGEILRLRRQISTNRSPRPRTLPRTSAPPETNETLKEQPANDHNQNIAAGTPHSAKRTARKRKGGASS, encoded by the exons ATGGggtacctcctcctcctctcgccgtcgccgtcgccgccgctcgcctTCCGGTCCCcctcctccggcggcggtggtggcatCGCATCCCGCCACCGCATGCGGCGAGGCGAGGCCGTCGTCGTCGCGTCTTCCGTCTCTCCCGATGGCGGCCCGTCGCCGTCCGCGCCCGCGGAGGCGTACGTGCTGGCGCGGCGGGCGGTGCTCCTCGGTGCCTTGGCAATACCGCTCGTCCGTCTCCGCGATGCCGCGGCCGCGCCCAGCCCCGGGGAGCTCCTGACGG AGACAACGGATATCTCAAAGCCTGATGGCCCTCAATCTGAAGGGACAAAGGGTGGTGCAAAGCCTGACAACCCTCAGCCTGAAGAAACTGCTGAAACTACTACTCCTGAAGCTCGTCGGCCTGAATCATCCTTGCAATCGGTGCAAGAACAACCTCCTGGGAATCCAGTATTTGGCCTTCTTAATACAATTGCAGTTGCTGCctctggtgttcttgctggACTGTATGGTACTTCTCGACAAGAAAACATGACCCTGCAATCAATCATCTCATCT ATGGAGAGCAAATTGGCTGAAAATGAGGCAGCACTCTCTTTGATGAGGGATAACTATGAGAAAAGGTTACTGGAGCGACAAGCGGCACAAAAGAAACAATCTATGAATTTCCAGGAGCAGGAAGCTTCTCTTTCAGATCAGCTGGCTTCAACAAAAAAGACTTTGACATCGCTGAGTGAAGAGTTCAGAAGGGAGAAGAGACTAGCTGAGGAGCTTAGGGATGAAATACAGAGATTAGAGACTATTATCACACAAGATGGAGATGATAAAGATGTGCTTGAAACTAAACTGCAAGAAAAGTTGGGTGAAATTAATGTTTTGCAGGAAAAAATAAGTTTGCTCAGCCAAGAAATCGATGGTAAGGAAAAGCACATCAGGGAACTCGGCGCGTCACTTTCCTTGAAGGAAGTAGACTACCAGAAGCTGTGCTCTTTTACTAATCAAACTAAAAGGAGCATTGAGCTTGCAAATTCTAAAATACAACAACTGGAGGAAGAGCTTCAGAGAACTAAAAATGCTCTCACTTCTAAGGTATCATCAATTGATTCACTGAATGTGAAACTTCAAACATTGAGCTCTGCAAAGGaagaaggtgacaaaaaaaTTAATGAGTTAAGACAAGAGTATACAAACCTGAAGGCTGCTTCTGAGACAAGAGCTAGTCATGATTCCAAACTACTATCAGAGAGAGATGATCAGATCAAACAGCTTGAAGAAAAACTGTCTGTTGCATTAACTGACTCTATCAAAGATTGTGAAACAATCGCTGAGGTTAACAAGGAATTGGATGCCACCAAAGCGATGCTAGAAAATGAACTTGTGGCCATGGAAAATTTGAAAGATTCAATTCAATCATCTGAAGAGACTCTAATGGATTCTAGAGGTGAGGTTTCCAAACTCTCCCGTGAACTTGAGGAAGCAAATAAATCAAATCAGGACCTGATATCACAGATTTCAAAACTCCAAGATGAGTTCAATGAAGTGCAAGAAGGTCTGACAAATAAACTAGGAGAGGCAGAGTCAACATCCAAAGCTCTGTCAGATGAACTGGTCTCTGTAAAGGAAATGCTTCAAAAGGGACAAGAAGAACTTGATGCCACCTCTAATGAGCTGGTATCTGTCGTTGATGCTCGTGATAACTTGAAGAAAGAATTGCTGGATCTGTACAAGAATTTGGAGGCCACCACACATGAGCTTGTTGACGAAAGGAAAATTGTGTCAACCTTAAATAGGGAGCTTGAAGCGTTGGCGAAACAATTGCAGGTAGATTCTGAAGCACGAAGAGCTCTTGAAGCAGACCTGTATGAGGCAACAAAATCACTAGACGAAATGAACAGTAGTGCATTGTCACTGTCTAAGGAACTAGAGAGCACGCATTCTAGGAATGACACTCTTGAAGCTGAGAAAGAAATGCTATCAAAGGCTCTCGTTGAAcaaatgaaaatcacaaccgaagcTCAGGAAAACACCGAGGATGCTCAGAATCTCATAACAAGACTTCAGACAGAGAAGGACGGTTTTGAATTGAGGTCTAGACATCTTGAAGAGGAATTGGCAGTAGCTAAGGGTGAGATACTGCGGCTGAGGAGGCAGATTAGCACAAACAGGTCTCCGAGACCAAGAACACTTCCCAGAACAAGTGCACCACCAGAGACTAATGAAACTCTGAAAGAGCAACCTGCGAATGATCATAATCAGAATATTGCTGCTGGGACTCCGCATTCTGCCAAAAGGActgcaaggaaaagaaaaggtggtGCATCGTCATGA
- the LOC133899338 gene encoding MAR-binding filament-like protein 1 isoform X1 — translation MGYLLLLSPSPSPPLAFRSPSSGGGGGIASRHRMRRGEAVVVASSVSPDGGPSPSAPAEAYVLARRAVLLGALAIPLVRLRDAAAAPSPGELLTVYGMSLPEGFIRRKGVYAPRVNHQAENCYKTFKIGRNSVICRPKEVKFDETTDISKPDGPQSEGTKGGAKPDNPQPEETAETTTPEARRPESSLQSVQEQPPGNPVFGLLNTIAVAASGVLAGLYGTSRQENMTLQSIISSMESKLAENEAALSLMRDNYEKRLLERQAAQKKQSMNFQEQEASLSDQLASTKKTLTSLSEEFRREKRLAEELRDEIQRLETIITQDGDDKDVLETKLQEKLGEINVLQEKISLLSQEIDGKEKHIRELGASLSLKEVDYQKLCSFTNQTKRSIELANSKIQQLEEELQRTKNALTSKVSSIDSLNVKLQTLSSAKEEGDKKINELRQEYTNLKAASETRASHDSKLLSERDDQIKQLEEKLSVALTDSIKDCETIAEVNKELDATKAMLENELVAMENLKDSIQSSEETLMDSRGEVSKLSRELEEANKSNQDLISQISKLQDEFNEVQEGLTNKLGEAESTSKALSDELVSVKEMLQKGQEELDATSNELVSVVDARDNLKKELLDLYKNLEATTHELVDERKIVSTLNRELEALAKQLQVDSEARRALEADLYEATKSLDEMNSSALSLSKELESTHSRNDTLEAEKEMLSKALVEQMKITTEAQENTEDAQNLITRLQTEKDGFELRSRHLEEELAVAKGEILRLRRQISTNRSPRPRTLPRTSAPPETNETLKEQPANDHNQNIAAGTPHSAKRTARKRKGGASS, via the exons ATGGggtacctcctcctcctctcgccgtcgccgtcgccgccgctcgcctTCCGGTCCCcctcctccggcggcggtggtggcatCGCATCCCGCCACCGCATGCGGCGAGGCGAGGCCGTCGTCGTCGCGTCTTCCGTCTCTCCCGATGGCGGCCCGTCGCCGTCCGCGCCCGCGGAGGCGTACGTGCTGGCGCGGCGGGCGGTGCTCCTCGGTGCCTTGGCAATACCGCTCGTCCGTCTCCGCGATGCCGCGGCCGCGCCCAGCCCCGGGGAGCTCCTGACGG TTTATGGCATGTCGTTACCCGAAGGGTTTATTAGAAGAAAGGGGGTCTATGCCCCAAGGGTAAATCATCAAGCTGAGAATTGCTACAAAACTTTCAAGATTGGACGTAATTCCGTCATCTGTAGACCTAAGGAGGTTAAGTTTGATG AGACAACGGATATCTCAAAGCCTGATGGCCCTCAATCTGAAGGGACAAAGGGTGGTGCAAAGCCTGACAACCCTCAGCCTGAAGAAACTGCTGAAACTACTACTCCTGAAGCTCGTCGGCCTGAATCATCCTTGCAATCGGTGCAAGAACAACCTCCTGGGAATCCAGTATTTGGCCTTCTTAATACAATTGCAGTTGCTGCctctggtgttcttgctggACTGTATGGTACTTCTCGACAAGAAAACATGACCCTGCAATCAATCATCTCATCT ATGGAGAGCAAATTGGCTGAAAATGAGGCAGCACTCTCTTTGATGAGGGATAACTATGAGAAAAGGTTACTGGAGCGACAAGCGGCACAAAAGAAACAATCTATGAATTTCCAGGAGCAGGAAGCTTCTCTTTCAGATCAGCTGGCTTCAACAAAAAAGACTTTGACATCGCTGAGTGAAGAGTTCAGAAGGGAGAAGAGACTAGCTGAGGAGCTTAGGGATGAAATACAGAGATTAGAGACTATTATCACACAAGATGGAGATGATAAAGATGTGCTTGAAACTAAACTGCAAGAAAAGTTGGGTGAAATTAATGTTTTGCAGGAAAAAATAAGTTTGCTCAGCCAAGAAATCGATGGTAAGGAAAAGCACATCAGGGAACTCGGCGCGTCACTTTCCTTGAAGGAAGTAGACTACCAGAAGCTGTGCTCTTTTACTAATCAAACTAAAAGGAGCATTGAGCTTGCAAATTCTAAAATACAACAACTGGAGGAAGAGCTTCAGAGAACTAAAAATGCTCTCACTTCTAAGGTATCATCAATTGATTCACTGAATGTGAAACTTCAAACATTGAGCTCTGCAAAGGaagaaggtgacaaaaaaaTTAATGAGTTAAGACAAGAGTATACAAACCTGAAGGCTGCTTCTGAGACAAGAGCTAGTCATGATTCCAAACTACTATCAGAGAGAGATGATCAGATCAAACAGCTTGAAGAAAAACTGTCTGTTGCATTAACTGACTCTATCAAAGATTGTGAAACAATCGCTGAGGTTAACAAGGAATTGGATGCCACCAAAGCGATGCTAGAAAATGAACTTGTGGCCATGGAAAATTTGAAAGATTCAATTCAATCATCTGAAGAGACTCTAATGGATTCTAGAGGTGAGGTTTCCAAACTCTCCCGTGAACTTGAGGAAGCAAATAAATCAAATCAGGACCTGATATCACAGATTTCAAAACTCCAAGATGAGTTCAATGAAGTGCAAGAAGGTCTGACAAATAAACTAGGAGAGGCAGAGTCAACATCCAAAGCTCTGTCAGATGAACTGGTCTCTGTAAAGGAAATGCTTCAAAAGGGACAAGAAGAACTTGATGCCACCTCTAATGAGCTGGTATCTGTCGTTGATGCTCGTGATAACTTGAAGAAAGAATTGCTGGATCTGTACAAGAATTTGGAGGCCACCACACATGAGCTTGTTGACGAAAGGAAAATTGTGTCAACCTTAAATAGGGAGCTTGAAGCGTTGGCGAAACAATTGCAGGTAGATTCTGAAGCACGAAGAGCTCTTGAAGCAGACCTGTATGAGGCAACAAAATCACTAGACGAAATGAACAGTAGTGCATTGTCACTGTCTAAGGAACTAGAGAGCACGCATTCTAGGAATGACACTCTTGAAGCTGAGAAAGAAATGCTATCAAAGGCTCTCGTTGAAcaaatgaaaatcacaaccgaagcTCAGGAAAACACCGAGGATGCTCAGAATCTCATAACAAGACTTCAGACAGAGAAGGACGGTTTTGAATTGAGGTCTAGACATCTTGAAGAGGAATTGGCAGTAGCTAAGGGTGAGATACTGCGGCTGAGGAGGCAGATTAGCACAAACAGGTCTCCGAGACCAAGAACACTTCCCAGAACAAGTGCACCACCAGAGACTAATGAAACTCTGAAAGAGCAACCTGCGAATGATCATAATCAGAATATTGCTGCTGGGACTCCGCATTCTGCCAAAAGGActgcaaggaaaagaaaaggtggtGCATCGTCATGA
- the LOC133898528 gene encoding leucine-rich repeat extensin-like protein 3, with protein MKGSVFVALLVVAAVAVVGGGAAAAAAEEFYGGEGRPAAVKVDPAWRFPSRRLRDAYVALQTWKRQAIFSDPKNLTADWVGPGVCNYTGVFCAPLPWDRRALAVAGVDLNHGDIAGYLPPELGLLADLALLHLNSNRFCGVLPPTLRRLRLLHELDLSNNRFVGSFPDVVLDLPALRFLDLRFNDFEGGVPSRLFDRPLDAIFLNHNRLRFQLPDNFGNSPASVVVLAHNSFGGCLPASIANMSGTLNEILLINNGLRSCFPPEIGRLREVTVFDVSFNELAGPLPPEVAGMRKLEQLDVAHNLLTGAIPQVICELPRLKNFTFADNFFTGEPPACARVVPRDGDRRNCLPNRPGQRTPQQCAAFYARPPVNCAAFQCKPFVPPLSPPPPLPSPPPPSPPPPSPPPPSPPPPSPPPPSPPPPSPPPPSPPPPSPPPPPPPPPSLPPPSSPPPAPVHYPPPPPPAPVHHPPPLPPGPHPYPPCPLLPPPPPCVPTHPLPPPPPYYPGPLPPTDPVRYASPPPPPLH; from the coding sequence ATGAAAGGATCCGTCTTTGTGGCGCTCCTTGTTGTCGCCGCCGTTGCcgtcgtcggcggcggggcggcggcggcggcggccgaggagTTCTACGGCGGCGAggggcggccggcggcggtcaAGGTGGACCCGGCGTGGCGGTTCCCGAGCCGGCGGCTGCGGGACGCGTACGTCGCGCTGCAGACGTGGAAGCGGCAGGCCATCTTCTCCGACCCCAAGAACCTGACCGCCGACTGGGTGGGACCAGGGGTCTGCAACTACACCGGCGTCTTCTGCGCGCCACTGCCCTGGGACCGCCGCGCGCTCGCCGTAGCCGGCGTCGACCTCAACCACGGCGACATTGCTGGCTACCTCCCGCCGGAGCtcggcctcctcgccgacctCGCGCTGCTGCACCTCAACTCCAACCGCTTCTGCGGCGTCCTCCCGCCCAcgctccgccgcctccgcctcctccacgaGCTCGACCTCAGCAACAATCGCTTCGTCGGGTCGTTCCCCGACGTCGTCCTCGACCTCCCGGCCCTCCGCTTCCTCGACCTCCGCTTCAACGACTTCGAGGGCGGCGTGCCCAGCCGCCTCTTCGACAGGCCGCTCGACGCCATCTTCCTCAACCACAACCGCCTCCGCTTCCAGCTCCCGGACAACTTCGGCAACTCGCCGGCATCCGTCGTCGTCCTCGCGCACAACAGCTTCGGCGGATGCCTCCCGGCGAGCATCGCCAACATGTCTGGCACGCTCAACGAGATCTTGCTCATCAACAATGGGCTCAGGTCCTGCTTCCCGCCTGAGATCGGGCGGCTGCGGGAGGTTACGGTGTTCGATGTCAGCTTCAACGAGCTCGCCGGCCCACTGCCGCCGGAAGTGGCCGGGATGAGGAAATTGGAGCAGCTGGACGTCGCGCACAACCTGCTCACCGGCGCGATACCGCAGGTGATATGCGAGCTGCCGCGCCTCAAGAACTTCACCTTCGCCGACAACTTCTTCACCGGCGAGCCGCCGGCTTGCGCGCGCGTCGTGCCGCGCGACGGCGACCGGAGGAACTGCCTGCCCAACCGCCCAGGCCAGCGGACGCCGCAGCAGTGCGCCGCGTTCTACGCCCGCCCGCCCGTCAACTGCGCCGCGTTCCAGTGCAAGCCGTTCGTGCCGCCcctgtcgccgccgccaccgcttccatctccgcctccgccttcaccacctccaccatcaccacctcctccttctccgcctccgccgtctccacctcctccatcgccCCCACCGCCATCACCTCCTCCGccttcgccaccgccgccatctccaccgccacctccaccaccgccgccatccCTGCCTCCGCCATCGTCCCCTCCTCCTGCGCCAGTCCACTACCCCCCACCACCCCCGCCTGCGCCAGTCCACCACCCTCCGCCACTCCCGCCTGGTCCACATCCGTACCCACCATGCCCCCTTCTGCCGCCCCCGCCACCCTGCGTGCCAACACATCCattgccaccgccgccaccgtaTTACCCCGGCCCATTGCCACCCACAGACCCTGTTCGATAtgcctcaccgccgccgccgccgctgcattGA